The Niveispirillum cyanobacteriorum genome segment GCCAAGGAGTTCTGCGGGGAAACCCTCGAGGCGCGGGCTGCGGGATTCTACGGTGATCCGCCGGTCGTCGGCGCTGCCCCGGCGCCGTGGCGGCTGACCAAGGGCGAACTCGACTATCTCGATGCGCTCGGGGTCGACCTGGCGAAGGACTACAGCCGCAACCTAGAACGCTTGATGGAGGTGCTATTCGCGCAGCGGTTCGTGCTGCGCCAGAGCGAGAATCCCGATCTTCATCCCTACCGCGCTGTTCTCGACGGCATCATCAAGAAGGTCCAGGACTTCCTATGGACCCGTGTCACCCAAGGGGCCTTCGCCACGGAGGGCGACACCACCGTGCGCGACCTCTACGAGCGGTTCTACAAGAAACTGGTCCTGCGAGATCGGTCCTTGCCCCGGCCGTGGGTGTTCACGACCAACTACGACCATTTCAGCGAATTGGCGATGGATCGGCTGGGCATTCCCTATGCCAACGGCTTTTCCGGCGTCGTGGAACGTCGCTTTAACCCGGCGATCTTCCGCTATGCCCTGGCCGAGCAGCTCGACGTTGCCAGCCGCAAGTGGACCGCCGTCGACGCCTTCGTCTATCTCTGCAAATTGCATGGTTCGGTCACTTGGACCGAGGACGATCATGGCCTGTTCCCGATCAAGGAGGTCTGGCCGCCCGAATCCACGAACCAGATGCTGATCTATCCGACGCCGGCGAAGCAGAACTCTTCGCTCGGCTCGCCCTACGCTGACCTGTTCCGGGAATTTCAGGCCCGGATCGTGCGCGAGCAGAGCGTTCTCATCACGGCGGGCTACGCCTTCGGTGATGAGCACCTGAACAACATCATCTACCAGGCGCTGACGATCCCGACGTTCCGTCTGGTGATCTTCGCGGCGCCGGATACGGGCGGCGAGATCGCCAAGCTGCGGGCGCTGCGCGACCCGCGCATTTGGATCATTGGAGGCGACGGTCCTGCCGAGGGGACGAGGGCGCACTACTTCGACATGATCGTCGAGCATTTCATGCCGCAGCGTCCCAGCGACAGGATCGATGACGCTGTTCGCAAGGTGTTGTCCGAACTGGCGCCGAAAAGGGACGACGAGACGAAGGATGGCGAGGCATGAGCCACGACGATCGCAAGCGCGCGATCGGCAAGGTGGTCTCGGTCGCGGCCGACCGCTTTGTCGTGGAGATGCACGTCGGCACCGACAACTTCACGGTCGTTGGCTTCGACGGCGTGCATTATGTGGCGCGGCTGGGATCGTTCCTGATGATTCCGTCGCAGTCGGAATATGTCGTGGTCGAGGTTGTCGGCCTGCGTGAGCGCGATGCGAGCACCCCCTCCGAGCGAGGCGACTTCGATCGGGCCGGCTCCTCAAAATATCTGGACGTGGTGCCGGTCGGCATGTTGCCGATGCGTGGCGGCGCGTTCCGTTTCGGTGTCTCCGTTTTCCCGTCTTTGTATGCGGACGCACTCTATGCACTGGATGGGGAACTCGATCGCATCTTCGAGACCGAGGCGGCCGTCGAGCCGTCAGTCGGCCCGGATGGCGGCGCCTGCGAACCCGAAGGGGCCACGCGCTATCGGGTTCTGCCCATCGGCAAGTCGGTGGTGTTCGAGAACTACGACATCAAGGTCCGGCTGAACGAGTTCTTCGGCGGTCATGTCGCCGTTCTGGGCAATACCGGCAGCGGTAAATCCTGCACGGTTGCCTCGGTCTTGCAGTCCCTTTTCAGCAAGCCGGAGGAGCATCACGCCCGCGGCGCGACCTTCGTCGTCTTCGACGTCA includes the following:
- a CDS encoding SIR2 family protein — translated: MSEVGDERKFQFLRNGDADPSELDWNKGIESARQAISEAMNAKNIAFLLGAGCSSLMRGEKELGIATMAPLAKEFCGETLEARAAGFYGDPPVVGAAPAPWRLTKGELDYLDALGVDLAKDYSRNLERLMEVLFAQRFVLRQSENPDLHPYRAVLDGIIKKVQDFLWTRVTQGAFATEGDTTVRDLYERFYKKLVLRDRSLPRPWVFTTNYDHFSELAMDRLGIPYANGFSGVVERRFNPAIFRYALAEQLDVASRKWTAVDAFVYLCKLHGSVTWTEDDHGLFPIKEVWPPESTNQMLIYPTPAKQNSSLGSPYADLFREFQARIVREQSVLITAGYAFGDEHLNNIIYQALTIPTFRLVIFAAPDTGGEIAKLRALRDPRIWIIGGDGPAEGTRAHYFDMIVEHFMPQRPSDRIDDAVRKVLSELAPKRDDETKDGEA